A genomic window from Candidatus Dormiibacterota bacterium includes:
- a CDS encoding universal stress protein, whose product MAPTAEIMLASPGAPFAPEVVDGVLEVAGERRPAVLVLSVARIWGTALGMPHPGLHPTRRELDEQREIVSGAALRLAERGFEVAMRVVSARDAGRAIARWAERSGCGVIVIADPPCGRWQRLLRGDPPRDLLRRTRIPLHTVAVR is encoded by the coding sequence ATGGCGCCGACTGCTGAGATCATGCTCGCCTCCCCCGGCGCGCCCTTCGCCCCGGAGGTGGTCGACGGGGTGCTCGAGGTCGCGGGCGAGCGCCGCCCCGCGGTGCTGGTGCTCTCAGTGGCGCGGATCTGGGGCACCGCGCTGGGGATGCCCCACCCCGGGCTCCACCCCACCCGCCGCGAGCTCGACGAGCAGCGGGAGATCGTGTCCGGCGCGGCGCTCCGCCTCGCCGAGCGCGGCTTCGAGGTGGCGATGCGGGTGGTGAGCGCGCGCGACGCCGGCCGTGCGATCGCGCGCTGGGCGGAGCGCAGCGGCTGCGGCGTGATCGTCATCGCCGACCCGCCCTGCGGCCGCTGGCAGCGGCTGCTGCGCGGCGACCCGCCCCGCGACCTGCTCCGCCGCACCCGCATCCCCCTCCACACCGTCGCGGTTCGGTGA